The Helianthus annuus cultivar XRQ/B chromosome 15, HanXRQr2.0-SUNRISE, whole genome shotgun sequence genomic sequence caataaagtttattttagcataccgaacccttcaaagcctatttctaagttatgtaaaggatatttaaggtatgttaagcctatgtcactattccggagtgtttgttgcattaaactggttatatttacgaatcagatcgtgtataaccttccagaaagcgatttaaagcccgaaatcgaacaagaattaatatgtgcaaacgatacacatatttacacaaaatcccaagtatgaaatacatatttcattgatttggtatttgtttgatggtcgtggtgacacaggtgtcacagtctcccctactttaggaaatttcgtcccgaaatttattcgtaggagtctgtccgtgacattgtgtcaaataaccaccagagatatgcaagggataatcctatcatttccttaatagacattcttcagaaacgaaaatgaatggacggagtcattttcaatagatgcttcctcagaaacagaaatgaaaggataatcaaacggatattcatttccttcagcggatattcttcagaaacgaaaatgaatggacggagtcattttcaacagatgcttcctcagaaacagaaatgaaaggataatcaaacggatattcatttccttcaacggatattcttcagaaacaaaaatgaatggacggagtcattttcaacagatgcttcctcagaaacagaaatgaaaggataatcaaacggatattcatttccttcaacggatattcttcagaaacgaaaatgaacaaacggagtcatttccaacggttgcttcttcagaaacggaaatgaaaggataatcaaacggatattcatttccttcaacggatattcttcagaagcgaaaatgaacggaatgagtcattttcctcaacggattcttcatcagaacgaaaatgaaggattaaacaaacggatattcatttccatcaacggatattcttcagaagcgaaaatgaatggatgatccattttcctcaacggattcttcatcagaacgaaaatgaaggattaaacaaacggatattcatttccatcaacggatattcttcagaagcgaaaatgaatggatgatccattttcctcaacggattcttcatcagaacggaaatgaaggattaaacaaacggatattcatttccatcaacggatattcatttccatcaacggatattcttcagaagcgaaaatgaatggatgatccattttcctcaacggattcttcatcagaacggaaatgaaggattaaacaaatggatattcatttccatcaacggatattcttcagaagcgaaaatgaatggatgatccattttcctcaacggattcttcatcagaacggaaatgaaggattaaacaaacggatattcatttccatcaacggatattctttcagaagtgaaaaatgagtagctagttcatttttcttcaacgggtgcttcatcagaattggaaatgaacagggttcactctaGACGCATGACAAAACtcgttgtggtttctgtgcactaaattccataattacgtacgcgtccataattacgtaattccttgcacagtccgcacagtacatttcataatgtgtaggggaagaaaattaAACCTGTaatgagtgtggctagactaccatagggtccttttaattagatcgacaaatgatcactttaatttgactaccaaggagtcttttcagctatatcatcacatgatattcctaaccagatttttggatcaatctgtttaactagaccactcaaggggtctaatttatggaatagtacttcacAACCCCAGgtacttaactacaacgtagaagtccattaaggatttaagatagtacctttggatatcctactatgaatcccttatacgaagatatggaagattctacgaggatttggataacataaatttggatcacacaaaaacataaaagggaacacataagcacataatcacataattgattaacttggttattaatttgttatctttggacgcggatacttaaagcacaccaggaatccaatccgtggatttcatttggcactttaatcactttcaagaatctatctatgaagatagaaaaatcttaataggaattcggttttgtccttattgaattgcaatatacgtattgaatcatatagagaattcaattaagggctccgatgaacggttcccatccataaggatctaattatgaggatagaaagatcctatatggattttggaatttgtgtaacgagaggtgtttcgacaccttgcactaggcgtgcttaagtctttttttttttttgggtaaagggtttaccccggtgattttatatattcacaaccaaaaaaaCAAGTAGTGAGGAGACGTCCACACTAGTTCTTACATGAGACATGCCCCATGTAAGTAAACCAAAAACCAAACAACACAACAAAGAACAACTAGTCTATCAACTAGAAACAGCAATAGAAGTATAAAACTTAGAACCAATTAGCCTCCATCGTCGTTCACGGTTTCCTCCGCAATCCCCCACCCGCCTCGCAATCTAGTAACATTGATGCATTGCCTGAATTTAACGCCTATGAGTTTGTATCGGATGGTTTTCAGAATTGTATCACGTATAGTATCCGGAGGTCTCGTTTGATTTCTAAATAATCTCGCGTTTCGCTCTTGCCAAATCACATAAGCGGTCGCTCCAACCAAGAGTTTACTAACATATAAAGCTGCGGATTTCGATCTCTCTCGAGCCTTTAGCCAGCCAATAATCGAGCTCCACTTCGGATCCACTCTAGCCATACCCGCCTTCTCTCGAACCATGAGCCAAATTTTAGAAGAAAAACTACATTCAAAGAAAAGGTGCTCATGGGAATCAACATTTTCGTAACAAAGCAGACAgcacatcatgttcatattttTCCTCCTAGATATATCCCACTGAAGAATAATATCTTGTGTCAGAAGCTTCCGACGCATGATAAGCCACATTAAGAACGCGTGTCTGGGAATACATTGAGGAAACCACACTATATTAACCCAATCTATTTCTTGCTCCCTAGACCGAACCGAGTGCCAAGCTATAGAGGACGAAAAATCATGCGTAACATCACCTTCCTTCCAACATAACCTGTTAATACTATTCGGATTCAAACGAATATTATCAAGCTGATCTAAAATAGGGAACCGAGACCTCCACTCCTCCGGCCACGCCCAAGAGGTGTCTAGAAAAACATCCGCAACCTTATCATTAAGCATAAACCCTGCATTAGTGATCACACTAGCCGAAATAAAGTTAGCGAGAGGCCCAAGATGACTCCATAAGTCGTACCAGGCTGAAGTATCATTCCCGTTCCCCAACTTCGACCAAATGTGACTTCTCAATAACGGCCTGATTTGAAGAAGCTTCCTCCATGACCAACTACAGTTCGACCCTTCTCTACACGTCCAGAAATTATGGTGCTTTAATCTATACGAGTAAATCCAAGCAACCCATAACGAATCCCTCTTGTTCAGAATACTCCAGGCATGAGACGCCATAAGAGCCTTGTTTACATCTCCCACTCTACGAATACCAAGACCACCTTCATACTTTGGGACACAAATAGAACTCCAAGAAACTTTAGCTTTTCCTCTGTGAAAGGAAGCTTCTTGAGACCATAAGAAATTCCGCATTTTAGCCTCCAAATCTTTAATGATGCTAGCTGGTAAAATGAAAACGGAGGACCAATACACATGCAAAGCAGCCAAAACAGAGATAATAAGTTGTAATCTCCCTGCAAACGAAAGAAGCTTGTTTCTCCAATTAGTTATGCGTTTCTCCATCCTCTCAACCAAAACATTACAATCTTTAGCTAAGAGTCTGGTCGAAATTAGAGGGACCCCTAAATATCTAACCGGTAAAGATCCCTCCTCGAACGGCAAGACATTCAAGATAGCCTCTTTGACAAGATCGGAGACATTACAGAAAAAAGCAGTGCTCTTTTGAATACTCGGGACCAGACCAGACATGTTCGTGAATTGTGTAAGCGATTCCATGATGAAGCTAGCCGAATGAACATCGCCTCGAGCAAAAAGGAACAGGTCATCTGCAAAACAGAGATTAATAATACGCTGCTTTTCACACCTGTTGTGAAACTTGAACGAAGAGCCCAGCCTCGAACCATGCTGAAGAATACAAGTTAGGATTTCCATGACAAGCGTGAAAAGATAAGGAGAAAGTGGATCTCCTTGCCGCAAACCACGTCTTCCCCTGAAATAACCATGCACTTCCCCATTAACACATAGAGAATATGAAGGGGTAGACACACAAATCATAATCCACTCCACCATCTTCGGATTGAAGCCAAACCCAACGAGCACGTCCTTGAGAAAACCCCAATGAACCGTGTCATAAGCTTTTTGAATATCAACTTTAAAAGCACATCTAGGCGGACCATAGCTTCTATGATAGTTGTGCATCAGCTCCTGAGTGAGCAAAATGTTGTCAGATATCTTCCTTCCCGGGATAAAAGCCGACTGATTGATGCTTACAATTTGGTTCAAAGATCCTTTAATACGATCCGCCACAATCTTGCTAATACATTTAtagataacattacaacaagcaATGGGCCGATAGTCCGTAACTGAATAAGGGGTGGCCTTCTTTGGAATAAGAACAATAAGAGTATTATTCAACTCCCGAAGAAGCTTACCCGTATTGAAGAAATCAATTATGGCATTCGAAACATCAAGACCAATAATATCCCATGCACTCTTGAAAAAAGCGGCCGAATACCCATCTGGACCAGGGGCTTTATCGTTCCCAATGGAGAACATAGCTAGCTTAACCTCTTGGCTCGTCACCGGACGAATCATATGCAATGCATCATCGTCATTCAACCTTTTCGAGAAAAGCTCATGCGTTGGCCGAATGGCTATAGCATCTTCACTACCGAGAAATTTTTCATAATGAGTGACAATCGCCTTAGAGACATTTTCACCCTCAAACATAACCCCTTCTGAGTTCGTAATA encodes the following:
- the LOC110914539 gene encoding uncharacterized protein LOC110914539, coding for MDSRNSGEGSVGSLDDSGQGSKKNDDGQPSSRGIGLRVTNLEGDFLKPRRGLYSTSGSSILDGLTKISKPVNPSIGNFTTFADYSTLAHASSDQGMELPQADRLPVIDEKLKNIQDQVGRNTSDSCPSDGEFLGKPLSYADTVINQKNKKVNFRPLACDTQHEGCDIVLPKESVRVVQEKLANTLYGYFLGDRLAYPVVEYFVRNNWKKYGLQKSMMNANGFFFFKFADHKGMCDVLASGPWIIRSQPIFLHEWSPMSKLEKQEVTKVQVWVKIHEVPIAAYTEDGLSMIATAIGVPKLLDSYTSSMCMDSWGRSSYARALIEISADKDFKEEITMAIPEVDGEGFIKETMYVEYEWSPLRCSHCCVFGHDAESCPKQSKRLDVKASYKQAWDKGNKGQSQGRRQEKPKIDDDGFMGVHSKKAARKSGIPINKPKPKFEYRPVSTNRKDNGKSKSESTNVVSRNPFDVLNEVNEEQGQSSKSAEDGNEDSDEDEVMEGYCEMDDFLMEGTHKIQGASTPSPVVSNANYYITRRELWYHLSKHKVLVGNNPWVILGDFNSALNLDDKSMGVSNISAGMREFQDCISDIEAFDINSSGLHYTWSQKPKKGAGLLKKIDRVLGNTPFVDMFPNSVAFFHPYRLSDHCPCLLKIPKPGKSKHRPFKFANFLVYKPGFLETVKKAWDTNIEGVLQFRVVKKLRLLKNPLRALLFQQGNLHKKVEELRSKLDAIQRDIDSSPLNVVLRDQEIKISAEFQEACLDEERFLKQKSKVDWLRAGDANTAFFHASLKCRNHSTRIDVITNSEGVMFEGENVSKAIVTHYEKFLGSEDAIAIRPTHELFSKRLNDDDALHMIRPVTSQEVKLAMFSIGNDKAPGPDGYSAAFFKSAWDIIGLDVSNAIIDFFNTGKLLRELNNTLIVLIPKKATPYSVTDYRPIACCNVIYKCISKIVADRIKGSLNQIVSINQSAFIPGRKISDNILLTQELMHNYHRSYGPPRCAFKVDIQKAYDTVHWGFLKDVLVGFGFNPKMVEWIMICVSTPSYSLCVNGEVHGYFRGRRGLRQGDPLSPYLFTLVMEILTCILQHGSRLGSSFKFHNRCEKQRIINLCFADDLFLFARGDVHSASFIMESLTQFTNMSGLVPSIQKSTAFFCNVSDLVKEAILNVLPFEEGSLPVRYLGVPLISTRLLAKDCNVLVERMEKRITNWRNKLLSFAGRLQLIISVLAALHVYWSSVFILPASIIKDLEAKMRNFLWSQEASFHRGKAKVSWSSICVPKYEGGLGIRRVGDVNKALMASHAWSILNKRDSLWVAWIYSYRLKHHNFWTCREGSNCSWSWRKLLQIRPLLRSHIWSKLGNGNDTSAWYDLWSHLGPLANFISASVITNAGFMLNDKVADVFLDTSWAWPEEWRSRFPILDQLDNIRLNPNSINRLCWKEGDVTHDFSSSIAWHSVRSREQEIDWVNIVWFPQCIPRHAFLMWLIMRRKLLTQDIILQWDISRRKNMNMMCCLLCYENVDSHEHLFFECSFSSKIWLMVREKAGMARVDPKWSSIIGWLKARERSKSAALYVSKLLVGATAYVIWQERNARLFRNQTRPPDTIRDTILKTIRYKLIGVKFRQCINVTRLRGGWGIAEETVNDDGG